The genomic segment CCGATGCACTGCAACAACAGTGCATCGACCATCAGGATGGCGAAGAAAATGATGGCTGCCCCTGCTTCGGATGACTTCAAAGCCCAACCGAGCCAAAGCTTTGATAAGACGGCCCCCGGTCACGGATGGAAATGT from the Deltaproteobacteria bacterium genome contains:
- a CDS encoding type II toxin-antitoxin system HicA family toxin codes for the protein MGTFPSVTGGRLIKALARLGFEVIRSRGSHHFLRHPDGRCTVVAVHRGETVSRGLMAQILRDCEITREDLQNVL